In the Afipia sp. GAS231 genome, GGCCTCGACGCTGTTCTACCGCGATACGATGGCCGGCAAGGTCGGTCGGCAGATGCAGACCTGGGTACGTTTTCCCGAGGGCTGGAGAATCGTCGCCGCCCATGTCAGCATCATCAATGAACCGGGATCATAGGCATGAGTCTTGATGATCTCTCCTCGCGTGTTCCGCCGTCCGGCTCCGAGCCCGAGACGCCGGTTCGGCGCATCGACCGGGCCGGGCCGCAAGCGGACAAGGTGACGCGCGCGGAGGAACTGCGGCTGCAACTCGCCGACGAGATCGTGCGTGGCGTGCTGGCGCCGGGTTCGCCGCTGGACGAAACCGATATCGCGCGCCGCTTCGGCGTGTCGCGAACGCCGGTACGCGAGGCGCTGCGCCAGTTGGTGGCGAGCGGCCTGGTCGAGGCCCGGGCCCATCGCGGCGCCGTGGTCGCGCAGCCCTCGCTCGAACGCCTGACCGGCATGTTCGAGGCGATGGCGGAGCTGGAAGCTTTGTGCGCGGGGCTCGCCGCCGAACGGATGACGGCCACGGAGCGCCAGAGGCTCGAGGCGATCCACGACGAGTTGCGGGTGTTGAGCCATGCCGGCAATCCCGAGCGCTTTCACGAAGTCAACGAACGCTTTCACAACGCGATCTATGCCGGTTCGCAAAACGCCTACATCGCCGAAATGACCTTGGCAACGCGGGTGCGGGTGCAGCCATTTCGACGCGCCCAGTTCCGCAATCTCGGCCGGCTGGCGAAATCGCAGGCCGAGCACGACCGCGTCGTGGTCGCGATCCTCCGCGGCGACAAGGTCGGCGCTGCGGCCGCGATGCGCGCGCACATCGAACTGGTGCGCGGCGAGTACGAACTGTACGCGGTGTCGCTGTAGGCGGGCATGACTGCGTTCCCCGGACGCAATGCAGCACGAAGTGATGCGTTGCAGAGCCGGGGTCCAGTTCTGGGTCCCTGTGTGTGCAGGGTCTGTCATGATGGGGTGGGCGGGAAGCCGTTGGGTCCCTGGCGCATGACGCCGTAAGCCGGC is a window encoding:
- a CDS encoding GntR family transcriptional regulator; its protein translation is MSLDDLSSRVPPSGSEPETPVRRIDRAGPQADKVTRAEELRLQLADEIVRGVLAPGSPLDETDIARRFGVSRTPVREALRQLVASGLVEARAHRGAVVAQPSLERLTGMFEAMAELEALCAGLAAERMTATERQRLEAIHDELRVLSHAGNPERFHEVNERFHNAIYAGSQNAYIAEMTLATRVRVQPFRRAQFRNLGRLAKSQAEHDRVVVAILRGDKVGAAAAMRAHIELVRGEYELYAVSL